A region of uncultured Anaeromusa sp. DNA encodes the following proteins:
- a CDS encoding peptide MFS transporter, producing the protein MQQDIEKTWLGHPRGLFVLFMVEMWERFSYYGMRALLVFYMTKQLLFSQEDASHIYGLYTGLVYMTPLFGGLLADRFLGQRRAVYFGGTLMAIGHFLMAFESLFFPALGFLIAGNGLFKPNISTQVGTLYPEGDKRRDSAFSIFYVGVNLGAFLAPLTCGTLGVVFGWHYGFGLAGVGMMVGLLIYLYGQRYLKPDRLTARKESVAEEEAPLTLREKQKIGALVLLCLLTIPFWAAFEQQGNTLALWFDSDTDRWIGAWEVPQTWFQSLNPMFIFTLTPLITAFWAWQAKRSAQPGAIAKMVRGCLLLGASFLVLVPAGAWYDVDGTPVSMWWLVASTLVMTLGELYLSPIGMSMVTKLAPAGAVSMCMGIWYLSQFAGNLLAGYIGGFWEVLSRFHFFLLLALLVFGAACATAVYLYIMKRSRLKEDMLNV; encoded by the coding sequence TGCGGGCGTTACTGGTGTTTTACATGACGAAGCAACTGCTGTTTTCCCAGGAAGACGCTTCGCATATTTATGGCCTGTATACGGGGTTGGTGTATATGACTCCCCTTTTTGGCGGGCTTTTAGCTGATCGTTTTTTAGGGCAGCGACGAGCGGTATATTTTGGTGGGACGCTTATGGCAATAGGTCATTTTTTAATGGCTTTTGAATCATTATTTTTCCCGGCGTTGGGCTTTTTAATTGCCGGCAATGGCCTATTTAAGCCCAATATATCGACGCAGGTAGGAACTCTCTATCCGGAAGGAGATAAACGGCGGGACAGCGCTTTTAGTATTTTCTATGTAGGCGTCAACTTGGGAGCGTTCTTGGCGCCTTTGACCTGCGGTACGCTGGGCGTGGTGTTCGGTTGGCATTATGGTTTTGGCTTGGCCGGTGTGGGCATGATGGTAGGGCTTTTAATTTACCTGTACGGCCAGCGTTATCTGAAACCGGACCGCTTGACGGCGCGCAAGGAGTCTGTCGCAGAAGAGGAAGCGCCGTTGACACTCAGAGAAAAGCAGAAAATAGGAGCCTTAGTGCTTCTGTGCTTGCTGACCATTCCCTTTTGGGCGGCGTTTGAGCAGCAGGGAAACACGCTGGCTCTTTGGTTTGACAGCGATACCGACCGATGGATTGGCGCGTGGGAAGTACCGCAGACTTGGTTTCAGTCGCTCAATCCCATGTTCATTTTCACGCTGACCCCCTTGATTACCGCCTTTTGGGCTTGGCAAGCCAAGCGGAGCGCACAGCCTGGCGCTATTGCCAAGATGGTCCGAGGCTGCCTGCTGTTGGGTGCGTCTTTTTTGGTTTTAGTTCCAGCCGGGGCTTGGTATGATGTGGATGGTACACCGGTGAGCATGTGGTGGTTGGTGGCTAGTACGCTGGTGATGACCTTGGGAGAGTTATATCTTTCGCCGATCGGCATGTCGATGGTTACCAAGTTGGCGCCGGCGGGAGCGGTGTCGATGTGCATGGGTATCTGGTATTTATCGCAATTTGCCGGTAATCTTCTGGCAGGCTATATTGGCGGTTTTTGGGAAGTGCTGAGCCGTTTTCATTTCTTCTTGTTGTTGGCGTTGTTGGTCTTTGGCGCAGCCTGCGCTACCGCGGTGTACTTATATATAATGAAGCGTTCGCGATTGAAGGAAGATATGCTCAATGTATAG
- a CDS encoding DeoR/GlpR family DNA-binding transcription regulator, translating to MFQVERQEKIVQILEERPRVTVEELAKQLGVTAMTIRRDLKYLESVQIVSRTFGGAVLKSKLTLELPRQEKEMQHQAEKERIGQAAAALVEEEQTVLLDAGTTAMAIAKELIKKKNLTIVTTDVLIAAFLVQNSSFAIYCTGDRVQNVTGSCMGSRAIAFLKEIYADIAFVGASSLDVELGMSGPTFEKAELKKEIILSAEKVILVADSSKFNRRSINKICSLQDFSLIISDKGVGKETAQRLKEQGISLQLV from the coding sequence TTGTTTCAAGTAGAGCGCCAGGAGAAAATTGTGCAAATCTTGGAGGAACGCCCCCGAGTAACGGTGGAAGAGCTGGCTAAACAGTTGGGCGTTACCGCCATGACGATTCGACGAGATTTGAAATATCTGGAAAGTGTGCAGATTGTCAGCCGGACTTTCGGCGGCGCGGTACTGAAATCAAAGCTAACTTTGGAGTTGCCGCGGCAAGAAAAAGAGATGCAGCATCAGGCGGAGAAGGAGCGCATCGGCCAAGCGGCAGCGGCGTTGGTGGAAGAAGAGCAGACAGTACTGCTGGATGCTGGGACGACTGCGATGGCGATTGCCAAAGAGCTGATTAAGAAGAAAAATTTGACCATTGTAACCACCGATGTGTTGATTGCGGCTTTTTTAGTGCAAAATAGTTCTTTCGCCATCTATTGCACCGGGGATCGGGTGCAAAACGTAACCGGTTCTTGCATGGGCTCTCGGGCGATTGCTTTTTTGAAGGAAATTTACGCCGACATCGCCTTTGTAGGCGCCAGCTCCCTAGATGTGGAGCTGGGCATGAGCGGACCGACTTTTGAAAAGGCGGAATTGAAAAAAGAGATCATTCTTTCCGCGGAAAAGGTCATTCTGGTGGCGGACAGCAGTAAATTTAACCGACGCAGTATCAATAAAATCTGCAGCCTGCAGGATTTCTCTTTGATTATTAGCGATAAAGGTGTTGGGAAAGAAACCGCGCAGCGACTGAAAGAGCAGGGGATATCGCTGCAATTGGTATAG
- a CDS encoding four-carbon acid sugar kinase family protein, which yields MPKVLIVGDDMTGVNASAVLLARQGLRCATFFDLDLYTPEEGKNLDVVVVSTDSRSIEAQEAYDRVDKAMKKLYDSSVQLINKRMDSTLRGNIGPELKAILDNVPKGTMALMVPVFPTSGRVCIGGYLMVNQVPLEQTIVAKDPKNPITTSKVVPLVAKQMDEPVGFIELSTVLQGPEAVKKAILQYNDEGVRVVVIDATTNETVADIAKAAKATGLPIVAVDPGPFTSAMTAEVVEMEESRGQKVFLTVGSVSDNTRRQMEDIRLKYVHHLVNVSVLDLINDAKREAEIERVVKEICVNPDAYEVLGVTTTCWECDVLDLAKVAEENGTTQDEVSQRISKGLARITVRVIEELGDCIGGLFTSGGDVTVAVCDALQAICIEVKDEILPLAVYGRLHKGIFDKHPIVTKGGLIGDDTAISKCVDYLLIKLSNESYAKKN from the coding sequence ATGCCAAAGGTATTAATCGTAGGAGACGACATGACCGGAGTGAATGCCAGCGCGGTGCTGCTGGCCCGTCAGGGCTTGCGGTGCGCGACGTTTTTTGATCTGGACTTGTACACGCCGGAAGAAGGCAAGAACTTAGACGTGGTGGTGGTCAGCACCGACAGTCGTAGCATCGAGGCTCAAGAAGCCTATGACCGAGTGGACAAGGCGATGAAGAAGCTGTACGACAGCAGTGTCCAGTTGATTAATAAACGTATGGACAGTACGCTGCGCGGCAATATCGGACCGGAGCTCAAGGCCATTCTCGACAATGTGCCCAAAGGCACCATGGCTTTGATGGTGCCGGTATTTCCTACGTCGGGGCGCGTCTGCATCGGTGGCTATCTGATGGTTAATCAGGTGCCCTTAGAGCAGACGATAGTGGCCAAAGACCCCAAAAACCCCATTACTACATCTAAAGTGGTACCGCTGGTTGCTAAGCAGATGGATGAGCCGGTGGGCTTTATCGAACTCAGTACGGTGCTGCAGGGACCGGAAGCGGTGAAAAAAGCCATTCTTCAGTACAATGACGAAGGCGTGCGTGTCGTAGTGATTGACGCTACCACCAACGAAACGGTGGCGGATATTGCGAAAGCGGCTAAGGCGACAGGACTGCCCATTGTAGCGGTGGACCCAGGGCCTTTTACTAGCGCCATGACGGCAGAAGTTGTGGAGATGGAAGAATCCCGGGGACAGAAGGTGTTCTTGACCGTTGGCAGCGTCAGTGATAATACGCGGCGCCAAATGGAAGACATCCGCCTCAAATACGTCCACCATTTGGTGAATGTGTCGGTGCTGGATCTGATTAACGACGCCAAACGGGAAGCAGAAATCGAACGGGTGGTTAAAGAAATCTGCGTGAACCCTGATGCGTACGAAGTGCTGGGCGTTACTACTACCTGCTGGGAATGCGATGTTCTCGACTTGGCTAAGGTGGCGGAAGAGAATGGCACAACGCAAGATGAGGTTTCCCAGCGTATTTCCAAAGGCTTGGCGCGGATTACGGTGCGGGTTATTGAAGAGCTGGGCGACTGCATCGGCGGCCTCTTCACCAGCGGCGGCGATGTAACGGTGGCGGTGTGCGACGCATTGCAGGCCATCTGCATTGAAGTCAAAGACGAAATCTTGCCGCTGGCTGTGTACGGCCGGCTACACAAAGGCATCTTTGATAAGCATCCCATTGTGACTAAGGGCGGCCTGATTGGCGACGATACCGCCATCAGCAAATGCGTGGACTATCTGTTGATTAAACTTTCCAATGAAAGTTATGCCAAAAAGAACTAG
- the pdxA gene encoding 4-hydroxythreonine-4-phosphate dehydrogenase PdxA produces the protein MQKPIIAMPMGDPAGVGPEIIVKSLNLPEIYETCRPLVIGDVSVLEQAMTFCGIKLGIHRVENPQDGKYEFGMIDVIDLNNVDVKELQIGKVQALAGRAAFEYIKKSIDLAMAKEVDALATTPINKESLKAAHVNYIGHTEILEDLSNTKNPLTMFQVFDLRVFFLTRHVSLRRACELVTTESMYEFIHRCVKALEVLGVKNPRLAVAGLNPHSGEHGLFGDEEVREIEPAIAKAQADGLNVVGPVAADSVFHFALKGKYDAVLSLYHDQGHIATKMVDFERTISITNNMPFLRTSVDHGTALDIAGTGKVSEVSMVEAIKLAAQYAPNFNKQ, from the coding sequence ATGCAAAAACCGATTATTGCCATGCCTATGGGCGATCCCGCCGGCGTGGGTCCTGAAATTATTGTGAAATCCTTGAACCTTCCCGAAATCTACGAAACCTGCCGCCCGCTGGTGATTGGCGATGTGTCCGTACTGGAACAGGCTATGACCTTCTGCGGCATCAAACTGGGCATTCATCGCGTGGAAAATCCGCAAGACGGCAAGTATGAGTTCGGCATGATCGACGTCATCGACTTGAATAATGTGGATGTTAAAGAACTGCAGATCGGTAAAGTCCAGGCGCTGGCTGGCCGCGCTGCCTTTGAATACATCAAGAAATCCATTGACTTGGCCATGGCTAAGGAAGTGGACGCTCTGGCGACAACGCCGATCAACAAGGAGTCCTTGAAGGCGGCTCATGTTAATTATATTGGACATACGGAAATCTTAGAAGACCTGTCCAACACCAAGAATCCTTTGACCATGTTCCAGGTCTTTGATCTGCGCGTTTTCTTCCTGACTCGTCATGTATCGTTGCGTCGGGCTTGCGAGTTGGTGACGACGGAGAGCATGTACGAATTCATTCACCGCTGCGTCAAGGCTCTTGAGGTGCTGGGCGTCAAAAATCCTCGTTTGGCTGTGGCCGGTCTCAATCCGCACAGCGGCGAGCATGGTCTCTTTGGCGACGAAGAAGTGCGTGAAATCGAACCGGCTATTGCCAAAGCGCAAGCGGACGGTCTGAATGTGGTAGGCCCGGTAGCTGCGGATTCGGTTTTCCACTTTGCATTGAAAGGCAAATATGACGCCGTTCTTTCCCTGTATCATGATCAAGGTCATATTGCTACAAAAATGGTGGACTTTGAGCGTACCATTTCCATTACCAACAATATGCCGTTCCTGCGTACCTCCGTTGACCACGGCACGGCGCTGGACATTGCCGGCACCGGCAAGGTTAGCGAAGTCAGCATGGTGGAAGCCATTAAGTTGGCGGCGCAATACGCTCCCAATTTTAATAAGCAGTAA
- a CDS encoding gluconate:H+ symporter, translated as MDPTVSMLSVLGIAILMIIVLSIKFRIHAFISLLAACFLIAFATGMPLDKIGKSIEVGMGGTLGFLAPILALGAIIGKMMEISGGAEKLSRTLINIIGKSRAAWAMMIVAYICGIPVFLQVGIVLLTPILFCVVKESKQPLVKIALAMTTALTVVHCIVPPHPAAMAIALALKADVGKVIFYGLLVGLPATALAGPIYGHFLSKTNDLEVPEQYRCVEPTPDEKLPAFGITLFTILLPLLMMIGKTIIELVGDKNAAYMPIVNFLGSPITALFLAAILSYYVMGLKRGFSLGDLAKKTESAMGPMATIILVIGAAGAFNRVILDSGIGDVLKTVLTTIQISPLIMAWVIAIVMRFAIGSATVAMMTSAGFITPVLVAYPSLDPALVAIAIGAGAIGASHVTDPGFWFVKESLGIPMNKMFTIYTGSTTIAAVVGLVGTLILAAIVG; from the coding sequence ATGGATCCGACAGTAAGCATGCTTTCCGTTCTTGGTATTGCTATTTTAATGATTATTGTTTTAAGCATCAAATTCCGCATTCATGCCTTTATCTCTCTGTTGGCCGCTTGTTTTCTAATTGCTTTTGCCACCGGTATGCCTCTTGATAAAATTGGCAAGTCCATTGAAGTCGGGATGGGCGGTACCTTGGGTTTCTTGGCGCCGATCCTGGCGTTGGGCGCTATCATTGGTAAGATGATGGAAATTTCCGGGGGGGCTGAAAAGCTGTCTCGGACGCTGATCAATATTATTGGCAAAAGCCGCGCCGCTTGGGCGATGATGATTGTTGCCTATATCTGCGGTATTCCGGTTTTCCTGCAGGTAGGTATCGTACTTCTGACTCCGATTCTCTTCTGCGTTGTTAAAGAATCGAAGCAGCCTCTGGTAAAAATCGCACTGGCGATGACTACCGCCTTGACGGTTGTTCACTGCATCGTACCGCCCCATCCGGCAGCCATGGCCATTGCTTTGGCTCTTAAAGCTGATGTGGGTAAAGTGATTTTCTATGGTCTTTTGGTTGGGTTGCCGGCTACCGCTTTGGCAGGCCCCATTTACGGTCACTTCCTGTCGAAAACCAATGATCTGGAAGTGCCGGAGCAGTATCGTTGCGTGGAGCCGACTCCGGATGAAAAATTGCCGGCTTTCGGCATTACTCTCTTTACCATTTTGCTGCCGCTCTTGATGATGATTGGTAAAACCATCATTGAACTCGTAGGCGATAAGAATGCCGCCTACATGCCTATCGTTAATTTCCTGGGCAGCCCGATTACGGCTCTCTTTTTGGCGGCGATTCTTTCCTACTATGTCATGGGTCTGAAACGCGGTTTCTCTTTAGGCGATTTGGCTAAGAAAACCGAATCTGCCATGGGTCCTATGGCTACGATTATTTTGGTTATCGGCGCTGCCGGCGCGTTCAACCGCGTCATCCTGGACAGCGGCATCGGCGATGTCCTCAAAACCGTGCTGACGACCATTCAGATCAGCCCGTTGATCATGGCTTGGGTTATTGCTATTGTCATGCGTTTTGCCATCGGCAGCGCGACTGTGGCAATGATGACCTCCGCCGGTTTTATTACTCCGGTTTTGGTGGCCTATCCTTCGTTGGATCCGGCATTGGTGGCTATCGCCATTGGCGCCGGTGCCATTGGGGCGTCTCATGTAACTGACCCCGGCTTCTGGTTTGTAAAGGAGTCGCTGGGAATTCCGATGAACAAAATGTTTACCATTTATACCGGTTCGACCACTATTGCCGCTGTCGTCGGCCTTGTAGGCACGTTGATTTTGGCGGCCATTGTCGGCTAA
- a CDS encoding KpsF/GutQ family sugar-phosphate isomerase, with product MIEQARQVLRMEAAAIEALIPRIDEQFVMAAQLILETKGRLIVTGMGKPGHVGQKITATMLSTGTPSFFLHPAEGIHGDLGMVTEDDIVLAISNSGETSEVINILPSIRRIGAKIIAICGNSQSTLAQNADVVLDASVEQEACPLGLAPTTSTTAELAMGDALAVVLMSARKFTANDFAVFHPGGALGRKLLMKVANVMHGEEENPTVTLAQSVKEALFVITDKGLGATSVVDADGKLVGLITDGDIRRGLEKGLDFLTHNVGELMTKQPQTITAEKLAAEALRMMEQHRPKPITVLPVVDKDGRSVGLVHVTDLLRQGIV from the coding sequence ATGATTGAACAAGCAAGACAGGTGCTGCGTATGGAGGCGGCTGCGATTGAAGCGCTCATTCCGCGCATTGACGAACAGTTTGTAATGGCGGCGCAGTTGATTTTGGAAACTAAAGGCCGACTGATTGTTACCGGCATGGGCAAGCCAGGCCATGTGGGGCAGAAGATCACGGCGACCATGCTGAGTACAGGTACGCCTTCTTTTTTTCTGCATCCGGCGGAAGGAATTCATGGCGACTTGGGCATGGTAACGGAAGACGATATTGTTTTAGCTATTTCCAACAGCGGGGAAACGTCGGAGGTTATTAATATTCTCCCCTCGATTCGTCGTATTGGCGCCAAGATTATTGCCATTTGCGGCAACTCCCAGTCGACGTTGGCGCAAAACGCCGATGTGGTGCTGGATGCCTCGGTGGAGCAGGAAGCTTGTCCCTTGGGCCTGGCTCCGACCACAAGCACGACGGCGGAGTTGGCTATGGGTGATGCTTTAGCGGTAGTGCTCATGTCGGCGCGCAAGTTTACGGCGAATGATTTTGCCGTTTTTCATCCGGGCGGCGCTTTAGGGCGCAAATTGCTGATGAAGGTGGCCAACGTTATGCACGGCGAAGAAGAAAATCCGACGGTAACCTTGGCTCAAAGCGTCAAAGAAGCGTTGTTTGTCATTACCGACAAGGGCCTTGGGGCTACTTCGGTAGTAGATGCAGACGGCAAACTGGTAGGGCTGATTACGGACGGCGATATTCGCCGTGGCCTGGAAAAGGGTCTTGATTTTCTTACCCATAACGTGGGCGAGTTGATGACCAAGCAGCCGCAAACCATTACGGCAGAAAAGCTGGCCGCTGAAGCGCTGCGCATGATGGAGCAGCATCGGCCCAAACCAATTACCGTCTTGCCTGTAGTGGACAAGGATGGCCGTTCTGTTGGTTTGGTGCATGTTACTGACTTGTTGCGGCAGGGTATTGTCTAA
- a CDS encoding sigma 54-interacting transcriptional regulator produces MLVRDFMLSSPQTLRGTQTLEDAVFLFYKYKISGAPVVNVAGKIEGFLDRQQIIETIVNRLPLSQTVETVMTKRVVTVRMDTSLEEAWQIPVEHLPVVDAQDKLVGMIDRQCFLDIFYKRMCRASDEVNALLQVARNGVVIINEYGIVEMMSEPAARLLKVDKKAVKGKFIRDIVPNTGLLRVLQNGESELNSCIEVEAQSIRVNRAPIKEGSRVVGAVAIVEDLSETANMTKELHKSQRQVEALLCIFENLKQGIIVVGNDNIINLANHSYEEIMGIPREDLLGQQAKDVIENSRLDIVLKTGIPELADLQRVKGRKVVVNRVPIFKDGEIIGAIGEAMFKDISEVSALLQWENNSPRGEVSLGPVGEAKPTFEVIIGRSRGMVHVKNLAAKAARTDATVLILGESGTGKDLFAKAIHYTSARRDEPCISINCAAIPHDLLEAELFGYEEGAFTGARKGGKKGKFELADKGTIFLDEIGDMPLAMQAKLLRIMQEKTFEHVGGEKTQLCDVRIIAATNKPLEEMVKETAFREDLYYRLNVISLQLPPLRERREDISELIDILIPGVCHKLGIPIKQFAPETLALLREYSWPGNVRELLNVLEKISATVNSSLIQPRHLPPLGLLRMNAAEEQTRPFSKEGTLTEQERIEETLRHTKGNKALAAKMLGIHRATLYEKIKKYKIQ; encoded by the coding sequence ATGCTTGTCAGAGATTTTATGCTTTCAAGCCCACAGACTCTTCGAGGGACACAGACGTTGGAAGATGCCGTTTTTTTGTTTTACAAGTATAAAATAAGCGGCGCACCAGTGGTGAACGTAGCAGGAAAAATTGAAGGTTTTTTGGACAGACAGCAGATCATTGAGACGATAGTGAATCGCTTGCCATTATCGCAGACAGTGGAAACCGTAATGACTAAAAGAGTGGTTACGGTGCGAATGGATACTTCCTTGGAAGAAGCATGGCAAATCCCGGTGGAGCATTTGCCTGTTGTGGATGCGCAGGATAAATTGGTAGGAATGATTGATCGTCAATGCTTCTTAGATATTTTTTACAAGCGGATGTGCCGGGCGTCCGATGAAGTAAATGCGTTATTGCAAGTTGCTCGCAACGGTGTGGTGATCATTAACGAATATGGCATTGTAGAGATGATGAGTGAGCCTGCAGCGCGCCTGTTGAAGGTGGATAAAAAGGCAGTGAAGGGTAAGTTTATTCGTGATATTGTGCCCAATACGGGTCTGCTACGAGTGCTGCAGAACGGTGAAAGCGAGTTGAATAGCTGTATTGAAGTCGAAGCGCAGAGCATTCGAGTTAATCGTGCACCGATTAAAGAAGGGTCGAGGGTTGTTGGGGCGGTGGCAATAGTCGAGGACCTGTCGGAAACGGCAAATATGACAAAGGAGCTGCATAAGAGCCAGCGCCAAGTAGAAGCGCTGTTGTGCATTTTCGAAAATTTGAAACAAGGCATTATTGTAGTTGGAAACGACAATATTATTAATTTAGCCAATCATTCTTATGAAGAAATTATGGGCATTCCGCGTGAGGACTTGTTAGGGCAGCAGGCTAAAGACGTGATAGAGAATTCCCGCTTAGATATTGTCTTGAAAACCGGCATTCCTGAGTTAGCCGATCTGCAACGAGTTAAAGGCAGGAAAGTCGTTGTTAACCGTGTGCCGATTTTCAAAGATGGTGAGATTATTGGAGCTATTGGTGAAGCTATGTTTAAGGACATCAGCGAGGTCAGCGCACTTTTGCAGTGGGAAAACAATTCGCCTCGGGGCGAAGTGTCGCTAGGTCCGGTTGGTGAAGCGAAACCGACATTTGAAGTGATTATTGGTCGTTCTCGGGGAATGGTTCACGTAAAAAACTTGGCGGCAAAAGCGGCGCGGACAGATGCAACGGTGTTGATTTTAGGGGAAAGCGGCACAGGTAAAGATTTATTTGCCAAAGCCATTCACTATACAAGCGCCAGAAGGGATGAGCCGTGTATTTCCATCAACTGTGCGGCAATTCCGCATGACTTGTTGGAAGCGGAGCTTTTTGGTTATGAAGAAGGCGCTTTTACCGGTGCTCGCAAAGGCGGCAAAAAAGGAAAATTTGAACTGGCCGATAAGGGGACGATTTTTTTAGATGAAATCGGCGACATGCCGTTGGCCATGCAGGCAAAGTTACTGCGGATCATGCAAGAGAAGACTTTTGAACACGTCGGCGGTGAAAAGACGCAGCTTTGTGATGTGCGTATCATTGCGGCGACCAATAAACCATTGGAAGAAATGGTGAAAGAAACTGCGTTTCGAGAGGATTTGTATTACCGACTGAACGTGATCTCTTTGCAACTGCCGCCTTTGAGAGAGAGGCGGGAAGACATTAGTGAGTTGATCGATATTTTGATTCCTGGCGTATGTCATAAATTGGGTATTCCAATCAAACAATTTGCACCGGAAACATTAGCTTTGTTACGCGAATACAGTTGGCCTGGTAATGTGCGGGAATTATTGAATGTGTTGGAAAAGATAAGCGCTACCGTCAACTCCTCGCTGATTCAGCCGCGCCATTTGCCGCCTTTAGGCTTATTGCGAATGAATGCTGCCGAAGAACAGACAAGGCCGTTTTCAAAGGAGGGAACTTTAACCGAACAGGAGCGGATTGAAGAAACGTTGCGCCATACAAAAGGAAATAAAGCATTAGCTGCTAAAATGCTGGGTATTCACAGAGCTACGTTGTATGAAAAAATTAAAAAGTATAAAATACAATAG
- a CDS encoding MaoC family dehydratase encodes MKGKTMAEIQVGDCAEFSKTISEADVYLFAGITGDLNPAHINEQAAKQGMFKERIAHGMLSAGLVSAVLGMQLPGPGTIYMSQSLKFTAPVKFGDTITAKAEVMDRNEAKNRLVLRTVCTNQDGKMVLDGEALVMPPKE; translated from the coding sequence GTGAAGGGAAAGACAATGGCGGAGATTCAAGTTGGGGATTGTGCGGAGTTCTCCAAAACGATTTCCGAAGCAGATGTCTATCTGTTTGCGGGAATTACCGGGGATTTGAATCCGGCTCACATCAATGAGCAGGCGGCCAAGCAAGGAATGTTCAAAGAACGCATTGCGCATGGCATGTTGAGCGCCGGTTTAGTTTCGGCAGTTCTTGGTATGCAGCTTCCTGGCCCGGGGACGATTTACATGTCCCAAAGTCTGAAATTTACGGCTCCAGTTAAGTTTGGCGATACGATTACCGCCAAGGCGGAGGTGATGGATCGTAACGAGGCAAAAAATCGTTTGGTGCTACGGACTGTTTGTACAAATCAAGACGGAAAGATGGTTTTGGATGGGGAAGCATTGGTTATGCCCCCTAAAGAATGA
- a CDS encoding acyl-CoA dehydrogenase, which produces MNFNLTEEQQLIKQNAREFALENLEPIAAELDQTGRYPAEVVKKLAELDFMGMPYPAEYGGAEADYLSYIMVVEELSRSCASTGIIYSAHCSLAAWPIFRWGDEAMKQKFLTPMCKGEKLGAFALTEPGAGTDAASGTCTAVAEGEEYVLNGTKCFITNGGVSDVYIIFALTDPSQGVKGLSAFVVEAGAPGFEIGKHEDKMGIRGSQTTELIFKNCRIPKSNLIGKEGKGFGMAMGTLDGGRIGVAAQALGIAQAALDEAVKFSKERVQFGKPIATKQAIQWMLADMETKLQAARLLTYQAAAMKDDGKPFSKEAAMAKLFASEAADFICSKAIQIHGGYGYIKDFKVERLYRDAKICTIYEGTNEVQRMVISGSLLR; this is translated from the coding sequence ATGAATTTCAATCTAACGGAAGAACAGCAATTGATTAAACAGAACGCCCGTGAATTTGCTCTGGAAAACTTGGAGCCAATAGCTGCAGAATTGGACCAGACGGGACGATATCCGGCAGAGGTTGTGAAAAAACTGGCGGAACTTGATTTTATGGGAATGCCTTACCCAGCCGAATATGGCGGCGCGGAAGCGGACTATTTGAGCTATATCATGGTTGTGGAAGAGTTGTCTCGTTCTTGTGCATCGACAGGTATTATTTATTCGGCTCATTGTTCTCTTGCTGCATGGCCTATTTTTAGATGGGGCGATGAAGCCATGAAGCAGAAGTTTTTAACACCGATGTGCAAAGGAGAAAAATTAGGAGCCTTTGCGCTTACGGAACCAGGTGCGGGAACGGATGCAGCTTCCGGTACGTGCACGGCAGTAGCGGAAGGTGAAGAATATGTCTTAAATGGTACGAAATGTTTTATTACGAATGGCGGTGTCAGTGACGTATATATTATTTTTGCGTTGACCGATCCGTCTCAAGGAGTAAAAGGGCTCAGTGCGTTTGTTGTGGAAGCAGGCGCTCCTGGCTTTGAAATCGGCAAGCATGAAGACAAGATGGGCATCCGTGGTTCTCAAACAACGGAACTGATCTTTAAAAATTGTCGGATTCCTAAATCCAATTTAATTGGCAAAGAAGGCAAAGGTTTTGGGATGGCCATGGGAACTTTGGACGGAGGCCGCATAGGCGTTGCCGCACAAGCATTGGGAATTGCGCAAGCTGCTTTAGATGAAGCGGTTAAATTCTCTAAAGAGCGCGTACAATTTGGCAAGCCAATCGCTACTAAACAAGCAATTCAGTGGATGCTGGCGGATATGGAAACGAAGCTCCAGGCGGCGCGGCTTTTGACTTACCAAGCTGCAGCCATGAAAGACGACGGCAAGCCATTTAGCAAAGAAGCGGCTATGGCTAAATTGTTCGCCTCGGAGGCGGCCGATTTCATTTGCTCCAAAGCCATTCAAATTCATGGCGGTTATGGCTATATCAAAGATTTCAAAGTGGAACGCTTGTATCGCGATGCTAAAATTTGCACCATTTATGAAGGAACTAACGAAGTGCAGCGCATGGTGATATCCGGGAGCTTGTTGCGGTAA